One part of the Futiania mangrovi genome encodes these proteins:
- a CDS encoding SDR family oxidoreductase, with product MGIRFDGRVAIVTGAGGGLGRAHALAFAGRGAKVVVNDLGGAVDGTGGSSDAAKAVVEEIRAAGGEAVANGSSVTDEAGVARLVQDAMDAYGRIDILVNNAGILRDKTFAKMTLEDFRAVLDVHLMGAAICSHAVWPVMRDQGYGRIVMTTSTSGLYGNFGQANYGAGKMGQVGLMQTLKIEGEKYNIRVNAVAPVAATRMTEDLLPEDFLKLLQPERVSPAVLYLASEDAPTGAIMMAGAGHFAMTRLQESPGVVIPGAPTVDDVVANLDRISDFTSANNFRIGPEQTGHVFQTVSAANKG from the coding sequence ATGGGCATCAGGTTCGACGGACGGGTCGCGATCGTCACGGGCGCGGGCGGCGGGCTTGGCCGCGCGCACGCGCTGGCCTTCGCCGGGCGGGGCGCGAAGGTCGTGGTCAACGACCTGGGCGGCGCGGTCGACGGCACCGGCGGCTCTTCCGACGCTGCGAAGGCCGTGGTGGAGGAAATCCGCGCGGCAGGCGGCGAGGCGGTCGCCAACGGCTCCTCCGTGACCGACGAGGCAGGCGTCGCGCGGCTCGTCCAGGACGCGATGGACGCCTATGGCCGCATCGACATCCTGGTGAACAACGCGGGCATCCTGCGCGACAAGACGTTCGCCAAGATGACGCTCGAAGACTTCCGCGCCGTTCTCGACGTGCACCTGATGGGGGCTGCCATCTGCTCGCACGCGGTGTGGCCGGTGATGCGCGACCAGGGCTATGGACGGATCGTGATGACCACGTCCACGAGCGGCCTCTACGGCAATTTCGGGCAGGCGAACTATGGCGCGGGCAAGATGGGCCAGGTCGGCCTGATGCAGACGCTGAAGATCGAGGGCGAGAAGTACAACATCCGCGTCAACGCGGTTGCCCCCGTCGCAGCGACCCGCATGACGGAGGACCTGCTGCCGGAGGATTTCCTGAAGCTGCTGCAGCCGGAGCGGGTCTCGCCCGCGGTCCTCTACCTCGCGAGCGAGGACGCTCCCACGGGCGCGATCATGATGGCGGGCGCGGGGCATTTCGCCATGACGCGGCTGCAGGAATCGCCGGGCGTGGTGATCCCCGGCGCGCCGACCGTCGACGACGTTGTGGCGAACCTCGACCGGATCTCGGACTTCACGAGCGCGAACAATTTCCGCATCGGGCCTGAGCAGACGGGCCACGTCTTCCAGACGGTCAGCGCGGCCAACAAGGGCTAA
- a CDS encoding TerC family protein, which translates to MLELLSDPQAWASLATLTILEIVLGIDNVIFIAILAQKLPEEQQQKARMIGLSLALIMRIALLASIAWIIGLKEPVIEVQGYAMSWRDIILLGGGLFLLAKATSEIHSMVEGIEHKAEQTVHAGFGMVIAQIAALDLVFSLDSILTAVGMSDHLPVMITAVVIAIGVMMLAAAPVSEFVQRNPTVKMLALAFLMLIAVALIAEGMHFHIPKGYLYFAVAFSLGVEVLNTLVRRRRRRKNGPRMPVA; encoded by the coding sequence ATGCTTGAACTCCTGTCCGACCCCCAGGCGTGGGCCAGCCTTGCCACGCTGACGATCCTCGAGATCGTGCTCGGGATCGACAATGTCATCTTCATCGCGATCCTCGCGCAGAAACTGCCGGAGGAGCAGCAGCAGAAGGCGCGCATGATCGGCCTCTCGCTGGCGCTGATCATGCGGATCGCGCTGCTTGCGTCCATCGCCTGGATCATCGGGCTGAAGGAGCCGGTGATCGAGGTCCAGGGCTATGCCATGTCCTGGCGCGACATCATCCTGCTCGGCGGCGGCCTCTTCCTGCTCGCCAAGGCAACGAGCGAGATCCATTCCATGGTCGAGGGGATCGAGCACAAGGCGGAGCAGACCGTGCATGCGGGCTTTGGCATGGTGATCGCGCAGATCGCGGCGCTCGACCTCGTCTTTTCGCTCGACTCGATCCTGACTGCGGTCGGCATGTCCGACCACCTGCCGGTGATGATCACGGCGGTCGTCATTGCCATCGGGGTGATGATGCTCGCGGCCGCGCCCGTCAGCGAATTCGTGCAGCGCAACCCGACGGTGAAGATGCTGGCGCTCGCCTTCCTGATGCTGATCGCGGTCGCGCTGATCGCGGAGGGGATGCACTTCCACATCCCCAAGGGCTACCTCTACTTCGCGGTGGCCTTCTCGCTGGGCGTCGAGGTGCTCAACACGCTCGTCCGGCGCCGCCGGCGCAGGAAGAACGGTCCCCGCATGCCGGTCGCCTGA
- a CDS encoding acyl-CoA dehydrogenase family protein translates to MDFSFTEEQEMLRESLSRMLADAYSFDVRRKIVASEEGFSREIWGKLAELGVFAMPFAEEDGGLGGGAVDTMVVMEELGRALVIEPYLATVVLAGGLLRHAGSAEQRAAHIGAIVGGEGVYTAGLYEAAGRFDPFHVAAKAEKTGDGYRLTGEKTFVPFGGAADHLIVSARVSGATADRDGIGLFLVPASAAGLTRRPYRTVDGARAAEVRLDGVEVGADAVLGTPGKAADVIAAVVDEATAAVCGEAVGVMTRLHELTLDYAKERKQFGQPISRFQVIQHQLVEMMIAKEEAISTTYMGTLKLGGNAGERARAVSAAKAMAGKSGRALGQTAIQVHGGMGMTWEMTAPHYFKRLTAIEQAFGDTEWHLKRFSSAGRTKAAA, encoded by the coding sequence ATGGATTTCTCGTTCACCGAAGAGCAGGAGATGCTGCGCGAGTCGCTGTCGCGCATGCTCGCCGACGCCTATTCCTTCGACGTGCGCCGCAAGATCGTCGCCTCGGAGGAGGGGTTCAGCCGCGAGATCTGGGGCAAGCTCGCCGAGTTGGGCGTGTTCGCCATGCCCTTCGCGGAGGAGGACGGCGGCCTCGGCGGTGGTGCGGTCGACACTATGGTCGTGATGGAGGAGTTGGGCCGCGCGCTGGTGATCGAGCCGTATCTGGCGACCGTCGTGCTGGCGGGCGGCCTGCTGCGCCATGCGGGAAGCGCGGAGCAGCGCGCCGCGCACATCGGCGCCATCGTGGGCGGCGAGGGTGTCTACACCGCGGGCCTTTATGAGGCCGCGGGGCGCTTCGATCCCTTCCACGTTGCCGCAAAGGCGGAGAAGACGGGCGACGGCTACCGGCTGACGGGGGAGAAGACCTTCGTTCCCTTCGGCGGGGCGGCGGATCATCTGATCGTGAGCGCGCGCGTCTCAGGCGCGACGGCTGACCGCGACGGCATAGGGCTGTTCCTTGTGCCCGCCAGCGCGGCGGGCCTGACCCGGCGGCCCTATCGCACGGTCGACGGTGCGCGGGCGGCGGAAGTGCGCCTCGACGGCGTCGAGGTCGGCGCGGACGCAGTGCTCGGCACGCCCGGCAAGGCGGCCGACGTCATCGCAGCCGTGGTGGATGAGGCGACAGCGGCGGTCTGCGGGGAGGCCGTCGGCGTCATGACGCGCCTGCATGAACTGACCCTGGACTACGCGAAGGAGCGCAAGCAGTTCGGCCAGCCGATCTCCCGGTTCCAGGTCATCCAGCACCAGCTTGTCGAGATGATGATCGCAAAAGAGGAAGCGATTTCCACAACCTACATGGGTACCTTGAAGCTTGGCGGAAATGCCGGAGAGCGCGCGCGCGCCGTGTCCGCGGCCAAGGCCATGGCCGGCAAGTCGGGTCGCGCGCTTGGCCAGACGGCGATCCAGGTGCACGGCGGCATGGGCATGACGTGGGAGATGACGGCGCCGCACTATTTCAAGCGCCTTACCGCAATCGAGCAGGCGTTCGGCGACACCGAATGGCACCTCAAGCGCTTCTCCTCAGCGGGGCGGACGAAGGCGGCCGCCTGA
- a CDS encoding acyl-CoA dehydrogenase family protein, whose translation MDLEFTPEEQAFRDEVRAYIAENYPAELRAKQDSGAELGREDYLSWHRVLARKGWVAPAWPVKYGGTGWTPTQRYLFQEELGRADTVRILPFGVTMVGPVIYTFGNQAQKDRFLPGILSGEDWWCQGYSEPGSGSDLASLRTRAVRDGDHYIVNGSKTWTTLGQHADWIFCLVRTSTEGKPQEGISFLLIDMKTPGISVKPIILMDGKHEVNEVFFEDVKVPVENLVGEENKGWTYAKFLLMHERTGIAAVARSKQAVEKLKEIAALEQPGGVAMADDWGFARRLAELEVDLLALEYTELRALSKEAAGKGPGAESSMLKIRGSEIQQRITELAMEAVGPYGLVDAHGTADVGDNIAPLGPDHALGKANAYFNMRKTTIYGGTNEIQRNIIAKMVLGL comes from the coding sequence ATGGATCTGGAATTCACGCCCGAGGAGCAGGCCTTCCGCGACGAGGTCCGCGCCTATATCGCCGAGAACTACCCGGCGGAGTTGCGCGCCAAGCAGGACAGCGGCGCTGAACTCGGGCGGGAGGATTACCTCTCCTGGCACCGCGTGCTTGCCAGGAAGGGCTGGGTCGCGCCGGCGTGGCCGGTCAAGTACGGCGGCACGGGCTGGACGCCGACGCAGCGCTACCTCTTCCAGGAGGAACTGGGCCGCGCCGACACCGTGCGCATCCTGCCCTTCGGCGTGACCATGGTCGGCCCCGTCATCTACACCTTCGGGAACCAGGCGCAGAAGGACCGGTTCCTGCCGGGCATCCTCTCGGGCGAGGACTGGTGGTGCCAGGGCTATTCGGAGCCGGGGTCGGGCTCCGACCTCGCCTCGCTGCGGACCCGCGCGGTGCGCGACGGCGACCATTACATCGTCAACGGCTCCAAGACGTGGACGACGCTCGGCCAGCATGCCGACTGGATCTTCTGCCTCGTGCGTACCTCGACGGAAGGAAAGCCGCAGGAGGGCATCTCCTTCCTGCTGATCGACATGAAGACGCCCGGCATATCCGTGAAGCCGATCATCCTGATGGATGGCAAGCACGAGGTGAACGAGGTCTTCTTCGAGGACGTGAAGGTGCCGGTCGAGAACCTCGTCGGCGAGGAAAACAAGGGCTGGACCTACGCGAAGTTCCTGCTGATGCACGAGCGGACGGGCATCGCCGCGGTCGCGCGCTCCAAGCAGGCGGTGGAGAAGCTGAAGGAGATCGCGGCGCTGGAGCAGCCCGGCGGCGTGGCGATGGCCGACGACTGGGGCTTTGCGCGCCGCCTGGCTGAACTCGAGGTCGATCTGCTCGCGCTCGAATATACTGAGCTTCGCGCCCTCTCCAAGGAAGCGGCGGGCAAGGGGCCGGGGGCGGAGTCCTCCATGCTGAAGATCCGCGGGTCGGAGATCCAGCAGCGCATTACCGAACTGGCGATGGAGGCGGTCGGGCCCTACGGCCTCGTCGACGCGCACGGTACGGCGGACGTGGGCGACAATATCGCGCCGCTCGGCCCCGATCACGCGCTGGGCAAGGCGAACGCCTATTTCAACATGCGCAAGACGACGATCTACGGCGGCACGAACGAGATCCAGCGTAACATCATCGCCAAGATGGTGCTGGGCCTGTGA
- a CDS encoding nicotinate-nucleotide--dimethylbenzimidazole phosphoribosyltransferase codes for MTTDTRGPTGLPFDDIRNVVRGMPGADSAAVDKVRAREAELIKPAGSLGRLEEIAEWLAAWQGTHPPKVLQPQVCVFAGTHGVAARGVSPLDPALTQQMVFAHAAGGAAVNQMAAAAEAGLKVFDLALDVPTGDICVEAAMDERTCAGTIAFGMEAVAQGGDLLCIGDWGVANGTPAAALACALHGGAPEAWAQREPGQDDAGYARKLEAVVQALDTHAGHLADPLNALARLGGRELAAIAGAIVAARYQRMPVLLDGFVTCVAASVLQKIRPDALDHCMVAHLMPGSAHARLLEAMGKAPLIDLGITLPEGAGAALAIPLVRAAAAAHAGMATYEQAEVTRP; via the coding sequence ATGACAACCGACACGCGCGGCCCGACCGGCCTGCCTTTCGACGACATCCGCAACGTGGTGCGCGGCATGCCCGGCGCCGACTCGGCCGCCGTGGACAAGGTGCGCGCGCGCGAGGCGGAACTTATCAAGCCCGCGGGCTCCCTGGGCCGGCTGGAGGAAATTGCCGAATGGCTGGCGGCCTGGCAGGGGACGCACCCGCCGAAGGTACTGCAGCCGCAGGTCTGCGTCTTTGCCGGGACCCACGGCGTCGCGGCGCGCGGGGTCAGCCCGCTGGACCCCGCCCTCACGCAGCAGATGGTGTTCGCCCATGCAGCCGGGGGGGCTGCGGTGAACCAGATGGCTGCCGCGGCCGAAGCTGGGCTGAAGGTGTTCGACCTCGCGCTCGACGTGCCGACGGGTGACATCTGCGTGGAAGCCGCGATGGACGAGCGGACCTGCGCCGGAACCATCGCCTTCGGGATGGAGGCGGTGGCGCAAGGCGGCGACCTTCTGTGCATCGGGGATTGGGGCGTGGCAAACGGCACGCCCGCTGCCGCGCTCGCGTGCGCGCTCCACGGCGGTGCGCCGGAAGCGTGGGCACAGCGGGAGCCCGGCCAGGACGACGCCGGATACGCGCGCAAGCTGGAGGCCGTGGTTCAGGCGCTCGACACCCACGCGGGCCACCTCGCCGATCCGCTGAACGCGCTCGCGCGGCTGGGTGGGCGGGAGCTTGCGGCCATCGCCGGCGCGATCGTGGCAGCCCGCTACCAGCGGATGCCGGTGCTGCTCGACGGGTTCGTGACCTGCGTGGCCGCTTCCGTGCTGCAGAAGATACGGCCCGACGCGCTCGACCATTGCATGGTCGCCCACCTGATGCCCGGCAGCGCCCATGCGCGCCTGCTGGAGGCCATGGGCAAGGCCCCGCTGATCGACCTCGGCATCACGCTGCCGGAAGGGGCCGGTGCTGCCCTCGCCATCCCGCTGGTGCGGGCGGCGGCTGCCGCGCATGCGGGCATGGCCACCTATGAGCAGGCAGAGGTGACGCGGCCCTGA
- a CDS encoding DUF1289 domain-containing protein — protein MSRIKSPCVKICVVHSGTGFCVGCHRTPEEIGRWVRMSDAEREEIMAALPARAHAHKAAHARPSRRRRARG, from the coding sequence ATGAGCCGGATCAAATCCCCATGCGTGAAGATCTGCGTCGTGCACAGCGGCACCGGGTTCTGCGTCGGCTGCCACCGCACGCCGGAGGAAATCGGCCGATGGGTACGCATGAGCGATGCCGAGCGCGAGGAAATCATGGCCGCCCTGCCCGCCCGCGCACACGCACACAAGGCCGCCCACGCCCGCCCGTCGCGGCGCCGGCGCGCCCGTGGCTGA
- a CDS encoding retropepsin-like aspartic protease family protein, translating to MTRHQFASAGFLAVASLFALGAHLSALPVEAASTEGQVAIARGASGHFVTTGHIDGAPVEFMVDTGATLVALTARDARRAGLAPHSLVYDRIAVSPAGAMAVATVRLRELRIGELTLHDIEAAVTQAEDGHSLLGLNALAALERVEIKGDTLTLTR from the coding sequence ATGACACGCCATCAGTTCGCCAGCGCCGGGTTTCTTGCCGTTGCAAGCCTGTTCGCGCTCGGCGCGCATCTGTCCGCGCTTCCTGTCGAGGCGGCCTCGACCGAGGGGCAGGTCGCCATCGCGCGCGGTGCGAGCGGTCATTTCGTCACGACCGGCCATATCGATGGCGCCCCCGTCGAGTTCATGGTGGATACCGGCGCCACGCTGGTCGCGCTGACCGCACGCGATGCGCGCCGCGCCGGCCTGGCGCCGCACAGTCTCGTCTACGACCGTATCGCTGTCAGTCCTGCCGGCGCGATGGCTGTTGCCACGGTCCGCCTGCGGGAATTGCGCATCGGCGAGCTGACGCTTCACGACATCGAGGCAGCCGTCACCCAGGCGGAGGACGGCCACTCCCTTCTCGGCCTCAATGCACTTGCCGCGCTTGAACGGGTCGAGATCAAGGGCGATACCTTGACGCTCACCCGCTGA
- a CDS encoding phosphomannomutase/phosphoglucomutase, whose amino-acid sequence MKPRADIRPNTLENEVEALVVPTGFREYDARWLYPEQINLLGIQALGLGLGTQLHEAGVAPKIVVGHDYRSYSLSIKQALTVGLMAAGVEVHDIGLALSPTAYFAQFALDVPAVAMVTASHNANGWTGVKIGMERPLTHGPDEMARLRDIVLNGEGMTRPGGGYVRVQGMRERHIADVAGSVRIKRKLKAVVATGNGTAGAFAPDVLRRVGVEVIERHTALDHSFPHYNPNPEDLKMLHDVAEMVRAHGADIGLAFDGDGDRCGVVDNEGEEIFADKMGVILARDLARLHAKPTFVVDVKSTGLFAADPVLQSLGVTADYWKTGHSYIKRRVNALGALAGFEKSGHFFFNAPIGRGYDDGLVTAVAVCELLDRNPDMTMADLRRALPRTWGSPTMSPACADTEKYGVVDRVVAWFRDLKETRGTLIGQPIADVNTVNGVRITVADGTWGLVRASSNTPNLVVVVESPVSEENMRAMFAEIDAVLSAQPEVGKYDQKL is encoded by the coding sequence ATGAAGCCGCGCGCCGATATCCGCCCGAACACGCTGGAAAACGAGGTGGAGGCGCTGGTCGTCCCCACCGGCTTCCGGGAATATGACGCCCGCTGGCTCTATCCCGAGCAGATCAATCTGCTGGGCATCCAGGCGTTGGGCCTTGGCCTCGGCACACAGCTCCACGAGGCGGGTGTCGCGCCGAAGATCGTGGTGGGCCACGACTACCGCTCCTACTCGCTCTCCATCAAGCAGGCGCTGACCGTCGGCCTGATGGCGGCGGGCGTCGAGGTGCACGACATCGGCCTCGCGCTGTCGCCGACCGCCTATTTCGCGCAGTTCGCGCTCGACGTGCCAGCTGTCGCAATGGTGACGGCAAGCCACAATGCGAACGGCTGGACCGGCGTGAAGATCGGCATGGAGCGCCCCCTCACTCACGGTCCCGACGAGATGGCACGGCTGCGGGACATCGTGCTGAACGGCGAGGGCATGACACGCCCCGGCGGCGGCTATGTCCGCGTCCAGGGCATGCGCGAGCGCCACATCGCCGACGTGGCGGGGTCCGTGCGGATCAAGCGGAAGCTCAAGGCCGTTGTCGCCACCGGCAACGGCACGGCAGGCGCCTTCGCCCCCGACGTGTTGCGTCGTGTCGGCGTCGAGGTGATCGAGCGGCACACCGCGCTCGACCATTCCTTCCCGCACTACAATCCCAACCCCGAAGACCTGAAGATGCTGCACGACGTCGCCGAGATGGTGCGTGCGCACGGCGCAGACATCGGCCTGGCCTTCGACGGCGACGGTGACCGTTGCGGCGTCGTGGACAACGAGGGCGAGGAGATCTTCGCCGACAAGATGGGCGTAATCCTGGCCCGCGACCTCGCCCGCCTGCACGCGAAGCCGACGTTCGTCGTGGACGTGAAGTCGACGGGCCTCTTCGCCGCCGACCCGGTGCTGCAGTCGCTGGGCGTCACCGCCGACTACTGGAAGACCGGGCACAGCTACATCAAGCGGCGGGTCAATGCGCTGGGGGCGCTCGCGGGCTTCGAGAAGTCCGGGCACTTCTTCTTCAACGCGCCGATCGGCCGCGGTTACGACGACGGACTGGTGACGGCGGTCGCGGTGTGCGAGCTGCTCGACCGCAACCCGGACATGACGATGGCCGACCTGCGCCGCGCTCTGCCGCGGACCTGGGGGTCGCCCACCATGTCGCCCGCGTGCGCCGATACGGAGAAGTATGGGGTCGTCGACCGCGTGGTCGCCTGGTTTCGCGATCTGAAGGAGACGCGCGGAACGCTGATCGGCCAGCCGATCGCCGACGTGAACACCGTCAACGGCGTGCGCATCACCGTCGCCGATGGCACATGGGGCCTCGTTCGGGCCTCCTCGAACACGCCAAATCTCGTGGTCGTCGTTGAAAGCCCCGTCTCGGAAGAGAACATGCGCGCGATGTTCGCCGAGATCGATGCGGTCCTGTCGGCGCAGCCCGAGGTGGGAAAATATGATCAGAAGCTCTGA
- a CDS encoding TadE/TadG family type IV pilus assembly protein encodes MRASRFLPNDRGAVAVIFSITFMAVGGLAGAAFDYSRMTSTQKHLQTAADAAALAGARVAADGGATGAQKKAARESFAANCTMAFCDLAEKPTVDTKGEVITVTANATVPATLLQLVGIESLRADATSQATFGLGQFVDAHFVVDVSGSFEFADDLAEADRMRLNYRRTIDWGVGCSFACHDAVDMFGLNVTYNGKTANQIARDEGIYLRIDRVRDSLIGLAEAIEATNSGEHIRLGLFTFDDEVKRIVTPSEGIPALKMKLEDLDTRSHATDFDPVLSFVKSRVGPAGDGTKAKPKQVVVLITDGVQHSDVTLENVMPIDVSKCTNLKDAGYELYVMHIEYPERTAIYPLVNSEMPVFYVLDPQRGAIIQALKDCASPGRFYEGKYASTITDALLDIAGEIAGDGELRLIK; translated from the coding sequence ATGCGGGCCTCACGGTTCCTCCCGAACGATCGTGGCGCTGTTGCGGTCATCTTCTCAATAACGTTCATGGCGGTTGGCGGGCTCGCGGGTGCGGCGTTCGACTACAGCCGCATGACATCGACCCAGAAACACCTGCAGACGGCTGCTGATGCTGCAGCGCTGGCAGGCGCGCGCGTGGCCGCAGACGGCGGCGCCACGGGGGCCCAGAAGAAGGCGGCCAGGGAGAGCTTTGCTGCGAACTGCACGATGGCGTTCTGCGACCTGGCCGAAAAGCCGACTGTCGACACCAAGGGCGAGGTGATCACCGTCACCGCCAATGCCACGGTCCCCGCAACCCTGCTTCAGCTCGTCGGCATCGAAAGTCTGCGGGCAGACGCCACATCGCAGGCAACCTTCGGACTGGGCCAGTTCGTGGACGCCCATTTCGTCGTGGACGTGAGCGGCTCGTTCGAGTTCGCCGACGATCTCGCCGAGGCGGACCGGATGCGGCTCAACTACCGGCGGACGATCGACTGGGGCGTCGGCTGCTCCTTCGCCTGCCACGACGCGGTCGACATGTTCGGCCTCAACGTCACCTACAACGGCAAGACAGCGAACCAGATCGCCCGTGACGAGGGCATCTACCTCCGCATCGACCGGGTGCGCGATTCCCTGATCGGTCTTGCGGAAGCCATCGAGGCGACCAATTCCGGCGAGCATATCCGGCTCGGCCTCTTCACCTTCGACGACGAGGTCAAGCGGATCGTGACACCGTCGGAAGGCATCCCCGCCCTGAAGATGAAGCTCGAGGATCTCGACACCCGGTCGCACGCGACCGACTTCGATCCTGTACTGTCCTTCGTGAAGTCGAGGGTAGGCCCGGCGGGCGACGGCACGAAGGCGAAGCCGAAACAGGTCGTCGTCCTCATCACGGACGGCGTGCAGCACAGCGACGTCACGCTGGAGAACGTGATGCCGATCGACGTATCCAAGTGCACCAACCTGAAAGATGCCGGCTACGAGCTTTATGTCATGCATATCGAGTACCCGGAGCGGACCGCGATCTATCCGCTCGTGAACTCGGAGATGCCGGTGTTCTACGTGCTCGATCCGCAGCGCGGCGCGATCATCCAGGCGCTGAAGGACTGCGCCTCGCCGGGCCGTTTCTACGAGGGCAAGTACGCCTCGACGATCACGGACGCACTGCTCGACATCGCGGGCGAGATCGCGGGCGACGGCGAGCTTCGGCTGATCAAGTAG
- a CDS encoding sulfite exporter TauE/SafE family protein, with amino-acid sequence MIDIGGLTGPEIALAVAAIGVTAAFVGFMAGLLGIGGGMILVPILDKIFTSIGVPDETAIRLSVGTSLATVVVTAIRSARSHYKRGSFDPEVAKAWAPWIVIGASAGAVIASVIAGASLRGVFGVVAIVLALNMAFGKEEWRISTRLPEFLRWAIGTLVGGVAVMMGLGVGGLGVPAMTLYGIDIRRAVGTAAGLGLATSIPGALVLMYQGLDAPGLPPFSLGYVNFVAFALIVPITILTAPLGVAANHKISMKALRRAFAVFLALMAFRMLSGIW; translated from the coding sequence ATGATCGACATCGGGGGGCTGACGGGGCCGGAGATCGCGCTTGCGGTCGCGGCCATCGGCGTGACGGCGGCGTTCGTCGGCTTCATGGCGGGGCTTCTGGGTATCGGCGGGGGCATGATCCTCGTGCCCATCCTCGACAAGATCTTCACCTCCATCGGCGTGCCGGACGAAACGGCCATCCGGCTATCGGTCGGCACCTCGCTCGCGACCGTCGTCGTGACGGCGATCCGCTCGGCCCGCAGCCACTACAAGCGCGGCTCCTTCGACCCGGAGGTGGCGAAGGCCTGGGCGCCCTGGATCGTCATCGGGGCGAGTGCGGGCGCGGTGATCGCCAGCGTCATCGCGGGCGCGAGCCTGCGCGGCGTTTTCGGCGTCGTGGCCATCGTGCTTGCGCTCAACATGGCGTTCGGCAAGGAGGAATGGCGTATCTCCACCCGCCTACCGGAGTTCTTGCGCTGGGCCATTGGCACGCTGGTCGGCGGGGTCGCGGTGATGATGGGGCTCGGAGTCGGCGGCCTCGGCGTGCCGGCGATGACGCTCTACGGCATCGACATCCGCCGCGCGGTCGGAACGGCGGCGGGGCTCGGCCTTGCGACCTCGATCCCCGGCGCGCTGGTGCTGATGTACCAGGGCCTCGACGCGCCGGGCCTGCCGCCGTTTTCGCTCGGCTATGTGAACTTCGTGGCCTTCGCGCTGATCGTGCCGATCACGATCCTGACCGCACCGCTGGGTGTAGCCGCCAATCACAAGATCAGCATGAAGGCGCTGCGCCGTGCCTTCGCCGTGTTCCTGGCGCTGATGGCGTTCCGGATGCTCTCCGGCATCTGGTAG
- the dusA gene encoding tRNA dihydrouridine(20/20a) synthase DusA codes for MSAPLSRRLSVAPMMEWTDRHYRRMARMISRRTLLYTEMVVADAAIRGDRARLLGFDPVEQPVALQLGGSEPEKLAEAARIGADWGYAEINLNVGCPSDRVQSGRFGACLMAEPELVARCVAAMQAAVDIPVTVKTRIGVDDADPSVMLRTFVAAMRGAGVRSLTIHARKAWLKGLSPKENRTIPPLDYPLVHAIKAENPDLEIVINGGIRTLDEAEEHLARVDGAMIGRAAYEDPFMLAGADARIFADPAPVPTRHEVVRAMAEYAEARMGDGVPLNAIGRHMLGLFSGLPGARAYRRHLSEHMHGCDAGPQTLLDAAAHVPEDTPAQARPRNARDEADAA; via the coding sequence ATGAGCGCACCTCTCTCCCGCCGCCTCTCCGTCGCGCCGATGATGGAGTGGACGGACCGGCACTATCGGCGGATGGCGCGGATGATCTCGCGCCGCACGCTGCTCTATACCGAGATGGTGGTGGCCGACGCCGCGATCCGGGGCGACCGCGCGCGCCTTCTGGGCTTCGATCCGGTGGAGCAGCCGGTCGCCTTGCAGCTTGGCGGGTCGGAGCCCGAGAAGCTTGCCGAGGCCGCGCGGATCGGCGCCGACTGGGGCTATGCAGAGATCAACCTGAACGTCGGCTGCCCGTCCGACCGGGTGCAGTCGGGCCGCTTCGGCGCCTGCCTGATGGCCGAGCCGGAGCTTGTGGCGCGGTGCGTCGCGGCGATGCAGGCCGCCGTCGACATACCCGTGACCGTCAAGACGCGCATCGGCGTCGACGACGCGGACCCTTCGGTCATGCTGCGCACCTTCGTCGCGGCCATGCGCGGGGCGGGCGTGCGCTCGCTGACGATCCATGCCCGCAAGGCCTGGCTCAAGGGCCTCAGCCCCAAGGAGAACCGGACGATCCCGCCGCTCGACTACCCGCTCGTGCACGCGATCAAGGCGGAGAACCCGGACCTCGAGATCGTCATCAACGGCGGCATCCGCACGCTGGACGAGGCGGAGGAGCACCTCGCCCGCGTCGACGGCGCGATGATCGGGCGCGCGGCCTATGAGGACCCCTTCATGCTGGCGGGGGCCGACGCGCGCATCTTCGCCGATCCCGCGCCCGTGCCCACCCGGCACGAGGTCGTGCGCGCCATGGCGGAGTATGCCGAGGCGCGGATGGGCGACGGCGTGCCCCTCAACGCCATCGGGCGGCACATGCTGGGCCTCTTCTCGGGGCTGCCCGGCGCGCGCGCCTACCGCCGCCACCTGTCGGAGCACATGCATGGGTGCGATGCAGGGCCCCAGACGCTCCTTGACGCCGCCGCCCACGTGCCCGAAGACACACCCGCGCAAGCAAGACCAAGAAACGCACGGGACGAGGCGGACGCCGCATGA